The Bubalus kerabau isolate K-KA32 ecotype Philippines breed swamp buffalo chromosome X, PCC_UOA_SB_1v2, whole genome shotgun sequence genome has a segment encoding these proteins:
- the LOC129640190 gene encoding melanoma-associated antigen B2-like: MNIELPAFPWHTALAVDPGRPHVGPCPNLLSIGPDPCLRSLTTAIMPRGQKSKHCACEKRHQDQAKTQGLHDQATTSQGEETASSSPPDSESAPSSSSVAGTPKGPQGAQSTTSAAAGAIRKRSGVGGAARSRSGVGGAAHSRYGIGSAARSRSGVGAEGQVQEGENSSQASAAAESCHTDLLTRESESLVRYMLFKYKMRELIKRSDMLKVIYRSYREQFPEILSRASEHMELVFGLVLKEVRPNSHCYTLVSNLDLSDSESMRGDWGLPKNGLLMPLLGVIYLNGHHASEEEIWKFLNLLSIYDGRRHFIFGDPRKLITEDLVLEEYLEYRQVPGSDPPRYEFLWGPKALIENSKTKVLQILTKVNDSVPDTLLPHYEDSWREEVESSGAKAAAGTGPSASVSTGPHLASAGLSDSARPGTSAAARADMSAMPGPALLPRTVLAILPQPDLAHQPRPGLTSRAGTLVSASADMSARARPGPSSSASDGPRLVQTWYCCCNRGWHFGLGQC; the protein is encoded by the exons ATGAATATTGAGCTACCGGCGTTCCCGTGGCACACCGCCCTTGCCGTCGACCCCGGGCGACCTCACGTAGGACC GTGCCCCAATCTCCTGTCTATTGGCCCAGACCCCTGCCTGCGGTCCCTGACCACAGCCATCATGCCTCGTGGGCAGAAGAGTAAGCACTGTGCTTGTGAGAAACGTCACCAGGACCAGGCTAAGACCCAGGGTCTTCATGATCAGGCTACCACATCTCAGGGAGAAGAGaccgcctcctcctcccctcctgattcaGAGAGCGCTCCCTCAAGCTCGTCTGTTGCTGGCACCCCGAAGGGGCCTCAGGGAGCCCAAAGCACCACCAGTGCTGCTGCAGGTGCTATACGCAAAAGATCTGGTGTCGGTGGCGCAGCACGCTCGAGATCTGGTGTCGGTGGCGCAGCACACTCAAGATATGGTATAGGTAGTGCAGCACGCTCAAGATCTGGTGTAGGTGCTGAGGGCCAAGTTCAGGAAGGTGAAAATTCCTCCCAGGCCTCAGCTGCTGCTGAGAGCTGTCACACAGATCTTCTGACCAGGGAGTCAGAGAGTTTGGTGCGGTACATGCTGTTTAAGTATAAGATGAGGGAGCTCATTAAGAGGTCAGACATGCTGAAGGTTATCTACAGAAGTTACAGGGAGcaattccctgagatcctcagcAGGGCCTCTGAGCACATGGAGCTGGTGTTTGGCCTGGTGCTGAAGGAAGTCAGGCCCAACAGTCACTGCTATACCCTGGTGAGCAACCTAGATCTCAGCGACAGTGAGTCTATGAGAGGTGACTGGGGGCTGCCAAAGAATGGTCTTCTGATGCCCCTGCTGGGTGTCATCTACCTGAATGGTCACCACGCCTCTGAGGAGGAGATCTGGAAGTTCCTGAATTTGTTGAGCATCTATGATGGAAGAAGGCACTTCATCTTTGGAGATCCCAGGAAGCTCATCACAGAAGATCTGGTGCTGGAAGAGTACCTGGAGTACCGCCAGGTGCCTGGCAGTGATCCCCCTCGCTATGAATTCCTGTGGGGTCCTAAAGCCCTCATAGAAAACAGCAAGACAAAAGTCCTGCAGATTTTGACGAAGGTCAATGATTCAGTCCCCGACACCTTACTGCCACATTATGAGGACTCTTGGAGAGAGGAGGTAGAGAGCTCTGGAGCCAAAGCTGCAGCCGGgactggcccttctgcctcagtcAGCACTGGCCCTCACTTGGCCAGTGCTGGACTTTCTGACtcggccagacctggcacttctgctgcagcTAGGGCTGATATGTCTGCCATGCCCGGCCCGGCCCTCCTACCTAGGACAGTGCTGGCCATCCTGCCTCAGCCAGACCTGGCACATCAGCCTCGgccagggctgacat ccagggctggcactttggTCTCGGCCagtgctgacatgtctgccagggccaggcctggcccttcttCCTCAGCCAGTGATGGCCCCCGCCTTGTCCAGACCTGGTACTGCTGCTGCAACCGGGGATGGCACTTTGGCCTCGGCCagtgctga
- the LOC129638749 gene encoding melanoma-associated antigen B3-like isoform X2, giving the protein MPRGKKAKLHTCEKRRQAQHGTQDLRGTQVTATTMEALSSSSNPGPGVDAKGKSGARSGNHLKRPRGALATTTVPAGVSPTRSSKRALGKFGKTHNSSQAPLSNVRSGKHSLTRPTNLLVQFLLCMYKTKKPIRKANMLKIIDKKYHNRFLRILKRASDSMEVVFGVDVKKDNTAKHSYVLVSKMNLPRNGIVHRGRGFPKTGLLMNLLGVIFMKGNCATEEDIWDFLGKMKIYAGKRHFLFGEPKKLITQDLVQLKYLEYRQVPGSDPACYELLWGPRAHAETSKMRVLEFLARINRLDPSAFHFWYEEALKDEEEKAQASGCPSVPPAVPSTSSEAEANSAL; this is encoded by the coding sequence ATGCCTCGGGGTAAGAAGGCTAAGCTCCACACCTGTGAGAAACGCCGCCAGGCTCAGCATGGCACCCAGGATCTGAGGGGCACTCAGGTCACTGCCACCACGATGGAAGCACTCTCATCTTCTTCCAATCCTGGTCCTGGGGTTGATGCTAAGGGAAAGTCCGGTGCTAGGTCTGGTAACCATCTCAAGCGTCCTCGGGGGGCCCTGGCCACCACCACTGTGCCTGCAGGTGTTTCTCCCACAAGATCATCCAAAAGAGCCCTTGGGAAATTTGGGAAAACACATAATTCCTCTCAGGCCCCTCTCTCCAATGTGCGGTCTGGAAAACACTCACTAACCAGGCCGACAAATCTGTTGGTGCAGTTCCTGTTATGCATGTATAAGACAAAAAAGCCCATTAGGAAAGCGAATATGCTGAAGATTATCGATAAAAAGTACCACAATCGATTCCTCAGGATCCTCAAAAGAGCTTCTGACAGCATGGAGGTGGTATTTGGTGTTGACGTGAAGAAAGACAACACTGCCAAGCATTCTTATGTCCTTGTCAGCAAGATGAATCTCCCCCGCAATGGGATTGTGCACCGTGGCAGGGGTTTTCCCAAGACCGGTCTCCTGATGAATCTCCTGGGTGTGATCTTCATGAAGGGCAACTGTGCCACAGAGGAAGACATCTGGGATTTCCTGGGTAAGATGAAGATCTATGCTGGGAAGAGGCATTTCTTATTTGGGGAGCCCAAGAAGCTCATCACCCAAGATTTGGTGCAGCTGAAGTATTTGGAATATCGGCAAGTGCCTGGCAGTGATCCAGCATGCTATGAGCTCCTGTGGGGTCCCAGAGCGCATGCTGAAACAAGCAAGATGAGAGTCCTGGAGTTCCTGGCCAGGATTAACCGTTTGGATCCCAGTGCCTTCCACTTTTGGTATGAAGAGGCTTTGAAAGatgaggaagagaaggcccaAGCTAGCGGATGTCCCAGTGTTCCCCCAGCAGTTCCTTCCACATCTAGTGAAGCTGAGGCAAATTCTGCACTTTGA
- the LOC129638749 gene encoding melanoma-associated antigen B3-like isoform X1, with the protein MTSIMPRSRAVLPALLPVVLTTVTMPRGKKAKLHTCEKRRQAQHGTQDLRGTQVTATTMEALSSSSNPGPGVDAKGKSGARSGNHLKRPRGALATTTVPAGVSPTRSSKRALGKFGKTHNSSQAPLSNVRSGKHSLTRPTNLLVQFLLCMYKTKKPIRKANMLKIIDKKYHNRFLRILKRASDSMEVVFGVDVKKDNTAKHSYVLVSKMNLPRNGIVHRGRGFPKTGLLMNLLGVIFMKGNCATEEDIWDFLGKMKIYAGKRHFLFGEPKKLITQDLVQLKYLEYRQVPGSDPACYELLWGPRAHAETSKMRVLEFLARINRLDPSAFHFWYEEALKDEEEKAQASGCPSVPPAVPSTSSEAEANSAL; encoded by the exons ATGACCTCAATTATGCCAAG ATCACGTGCTGTTCTACCTGCACTCCTGCCTGTTGTCCTGACCACAGTCACCATGCCTCGGGGTAAGAAGGCTAAGCTCCACACCTGTGAGAAACGCCGCCAGGCTCAGCATGGCACCCAGGATCTGAGGGGCACTCAGGTCACTGCCACCACGATGGAAGCACTCTCATCTTCTTCCAATCCTGGTCCTGGGGTTGATGCTAAGGGAAAGTCCGGTGCTAGGTCTGGTAACCATCTCAAGCGTCCTCGGGGGGCCCTGGCCACCACCACTGTGCCTGCAGGTGTTTCTCCCACAAGATCATCCAAAAGAGCCCTTGGGAAATTTGGGAAAACACATAATTCCTCTCAGGCCCCTCTCTCCAATGTGCGGTCTGGAAAACACTCACTAACCAGGCCGACAAATCTGTTGGTGCAGTTCCTGTTATGCATGTATAAGACAAAAAAGCCCATTAGGAAAGCGAATATGCTGAAGATTATCGATAAAAAGTACCACAATCGATTCCTCAGGATCCTCAAAAGAGCTTCTGACAGCATGGAGGTGGTATTTGGTGTTGACGTGAAGAAAGACAACACTGCCAAGCATTCTTATGTCCTTGTCAGCAAGATGAATCTCCCCCGCAATGGGATTGTGCACCGTGGCAGGGGTTTTCCCAAGACCGGTCTCCTGATGAATCTCCTGGGTGTGATCTTCATGAAGGGCAACTGTGCCACAGAGGAAGACATCTGGGATTTCCTGGGTAAGATGAAGATCTATGCTGGGAAGAGGCATTTCTTATTTGGGGAGCCCAAGAAGCTCATCACCCAAGATTTGGTGCAGCTGAAGTATTTGGAATATCGGCAAGTGCCTGGCAGTGATCCAGCATGCTATGAGCTCCTGTGGGGTCCCAGAGCGCATGCTGAAACAAGCAAGATGAGAGTCCTGGAGTTCCTGGCCAGGATTAACCGTTTGGATCCCAGTGCCTTCCACTTTTGGTATGAAGAGGCTTTGAAAGatgaggaagagaaggcccaAGCTAGCGGATGTCCCAGTGTTCCCCCAGCAGTTCCTTCCACATCTAGTGAAGCTGAGGCAAATTCTGCACTTTGA